The SAR324 cluster bacterium nucleotide sequence GGATCGTCGTCTGACAATCTCTTGAGCAGCGATGACTCATGAGTTTTCCTGTGACTTCATGCTGCTGGTGGCAATGAATCCTTTTCCCTGCAGATTCCACGGGAGTCCTGTGGAGAGTCAGCCCTGTCGCTTTTCCCCAAACCTGGTGCAAAAGTATCGCTCAAAAATTTCTGGACCTCTCCTTGACCAGATCGATCTTCACCTGCAGGTACCGATTGTTTACCCGAGTGTGGGGGATCAACGGCGCGGGGAATCCTCTGCTGTGATTCGACAACTTGTAAAGGAAGGAGGCCTAGTCCAGGAACAACAGTTCCTCGATAGTTCCACCCGATCCAATGCAGGGATGAGTCGTCGTGAACTGGGGGATTTTGCGACACCGTCACCTGCAGCCTTGAAATTACTGGAGCAAGCCATGCAGCGAATGCAACTCAGTGCCAGGGCCTATGATCGAATCCTCGAGGTAGCTCGCACGATTGCTGATCTCGTTGGAGTGGAGACAATTGATACACCTCATCTGGCGGAAGCTGTTCAGTACCGAGGATTGGATCGGCCCCTCCCTGTGTGAAGACAGTCCGCCCCAGTCTTCACAAAATCTACATATTCTCTCCCCAATTTCCCCACATTTTTCTCCTAAGCTTCAAGGCAAGTCATCTAGAAATGGATGCCCGGAACTCCTCAGAGGCACTCCTGTCTTCTTGAAAAAACGTCGGCAGGAACGCATCTTTGGCAAAATTGCTACTTTATTTACAATTCCGCATTATTTTTTCATGAATTATGCAGTTTATTGTTCAGCAGAAGAAGCAGGTTCTTTCTCATCCTGAAGAAAGTGGTTCTTCAGTAATAGCCTGAAAAAGATCGCAAGACCTACACAATAGTAGTTGACAAATTTGTTAGCACTTGCTCTCATAGAG carries:
- a CDS encoding ATP-binding protein, whose translation is MTHEFSCDFMLLVAMNPFPCRFHGSPVESQPCRFSPNLVQKYRSKISGPLLDQIDLHLQVPIVYPSVGDQRRGESSAVIRQLVKEGGLVQEQQFLDSSTRSNAGMSRRELGDFATPSPAALKLLEQAMQRMQLSARAYDRILEVARTIADLVGVETIDTPHLAEAVQYRGLDRPLPV